Proteins encoded together in one Vibrio lentus window:
- the tnpB gene encoding IS66 family insertion sequence element accessory protein TnpB (TnpB, as the term is used for proteins encoded by IS66 family insertion elements, is considered an accessory protein, since TnpC, encoded by a neighboring gene, is a DDE family transposase.): protein MKMFPDISVIYLHKAPVDFRKGINGLSFIVEQNMNLNPFSEALFVFCNRTRDKLKVLYWQRNGFCLWQKRLEKDKFAWPRKMPGKTLSLTEEQWYWLLDGLDIEKMKPHQTLNYQSLN from the coding sequence ATGAAAATGTTCCCTGATATCTCTGTTATCTATCTCCACAAGGCGCCCGTCGATTTTAGAAAGGGCATTAACGGCTTGAGCTTTATTGTTGAACAGAATATGAACCTTAATCCCTTCTCCGAAGCGCTATTCGTCTTCTGTAATCGCACGCGGGATAAGCTCAAAGTTCTCTACTGGCAGCGTAATGGCTTTTGCCTCTGGCAAAAGCGACTCGAAAAAGACAAGTTCGCTTGGCCAAGAAAAATGCCAGGGAAAACCCTCTCATTAACGGAAGAGCAGTGGTATTGGTTGCTTGATGGGCTCGATATTGAAAAAATGAAACCCCATCAAACATTGAATTACCAAAGTCTTAATTAA
- the tnpA gene encoding IS66 family insertion sequence element accessory protein TnpA: protein MSQHRSQQEWLRLVQKYYNSEQSAAQFCLEHNLHPKTFDNNRRKLHHLVNLPKKREDSLSEFVVVEKTAMLNTKTEQLPPSTLPTELRLEAGAFSLHVPRDVAPQWLGLLLKELAVV from the coding sequence ATGTCTCAGCATAGATCTCAGCAAGAATGGCTACGCCTTGTTCAGAAGTATTACAATAGTGAGCAGTCTGCCGCTCAGTTTTGTTTAGAGCACAATCTTCATCCAAAAACATTTGATAACAACCGTCGCAAACTACACCACTTAGTCAACCTGCCTAAAAAACGAGAAGATTCACTTTCTGAATTCGTTGTTGTTGAAAAAACAGCCATGCTAAACACCAAAACCGAGCAACTGCCTCCCTCTACGTTACCTACGGAATTACGCCTTGAAGCGGGGGCGTTCTCTCTTCATGTACCTCGTGATGTAGCACCTCAGTGGCTCGGTCTTCTATTGAAGGAGCTTGCTGTTGTATGA
- a CDS encoding IS5 family transposase, protein MPRTMLTDIRWELLLQVMKSTGRIYDKTEHRMTFEGILYRMRTGIPWRDLPSEFGEWSTVYRRFNLWSKKGVLDKLFKSLSSMADFEWVFLDGSIVRAHQHSTGAATESSEQIGKSRGGNSTKIHLAVDSGGLPICFDLSEGQRHDIVHAESLVEQLDEVNTIVCDKGYDSEPFRIFVKERGGETVIAKRNYGQDIDKDSMDWCLYKYRHLVENAFGRIKHYRAISIRYDKLERNYASMLSLAFMLMWLPMYC, encoded by the coding sequence ATGCCAAGAACAATGCTAACTGATATTCGCTGGGAACTGCTACTCCAAGTTATGAAAAGTACGGGTCGTATTTACGATAAAACTGAACATCGAATGACATTTGAAGGAATACTTTATCGAATGAGAACAGGCATTCCTTGGCGGGATCTGCCCTCTGAGTTCGGAGAGTGGAGTACCGTTTACAGACGATTTAATCTTTGGTCAAAGAAAGGGGTTTTAGATAAACTTTTCAAAAGCTTATCTAGCATGGCAGATTTTGAATGGGTCTTTCTTGATGGCTCTATAGTTCGAGCGCATCAGCATAGTACAGGTGCAGCGACTGAAAGCTCAGAGCAAATAGGAAAAAGTCGCGGGGGCAACTCAACCAAAATTCACTTAGCCGTGGATAGTGGTGGCCTGCCGATTTGCTTTGATTTATCAGAAGGACAACGCCACGATATAGTGCATGCCGAAAGCTTAGTTGAGCAACTCGATGAAGTGAATACCATCGTTTGTGATAAAGGATATGACAGCGAACCTTTCCGCATTTTTGTTAAGGAACGTGGCGGAGAAACAGTAATTGCTAAACGCAATTACGGACAAGATATAGACAAAGACAGTATGGATTGGTGTCTATACAAGTATCGTCACTTGGTCGAAAATGCCTTTGGGAGAATTAAGCATTATCGAGCTATTTCAATTAGATATGACAAGCTAGAAAGGAATTATGCCAGCATGTTATCGCTGGCATTCATGTTAATGTGGTTACCGATGTATTGTTGA
- a CDS encoding helix-turn-helix transcriptional regulator — MRLTFSQFLEYVRADKKLTQQEMVDLLSSCETDFSKLDLTTFSRWERGVTTPKLSKQLLIARLMDEDVLKLIDPEVEAKIKNKRHFEKMTNRILHPYSTTPKTFSHYYHGPLAKQHSLCEQLVGFHQDYMGICVDAGDIQQSKMVLNTFSDSSSMLIGHLLYGFVPIEQQASSLNPNQLSTCPFLDLEKSMEQPVDLYVISTFGSLPTPRMASIMFMLDILCQNTRIKNLVLNCHDQEAYALFETSTDCELVSKGNEVPFGGVKVFGKNYKYAQIRIKSESILSLKVISNILPFIQDYIQNLLGD, encoded by the coding sequence ATGAGACTCACATTTTCCCAGTTTTTAGAATACGTAAGAGCAGATAAAAAATTGACACAACAGGAAATGGTCGACTTACTTAGTAGTTGTGAAACAGATTTTTCTAAGCTTGATCTCACGACCTTCAGTCGCTGGGAGAGAGGAGTAACAACACCCAAATTATCTAAGCAATTACTCATAGCGAGATTGATGGATGAAGACGTCTTAAAACTCATTGATCCAGAAGTTGAAGCCAAAATAAAGAATAAACGTCATTTTGAAAAAATGACCAACCGTATCCTTCACCCCTACTCAACAACTCCTAAAACGTTTTCTCATTACTATCACGGCCCATTAGCTAAACAACATAGTTTGTGTGAGCAGTTGGTTGGATTTCACCAAGACTATATGGGTATATGTGTCGACGCTGGGGATATACAACAAAGTAAAATGGTTTTGAATACATTTAGTGACTCTTCAAGTATGTTAATAGGACATTTACTTTACGGTTTTGTGCCGATCGAGCAGCAAGCTTCATCACTTAATCCAAACCAACTATCAACCTGCCCCTTTCTAGATCTAGAAAAAAGCATGGAACAACCTGTAGATCTGTATGTAATCTCTACGTTCGGTTCTTTGCCTACTCCTAGAATGGCTAGTATTATGTTTATGTTGGATATATTGTGCCAAAATACTCGCATCAAAAATCTAGTATTAAATTGTCATGATCAAGAAGCCTATGCGCTGTTCGAAACGAGTACAGACTGTGAACTTGTATCAAAAGGTAACGAAGTCCCTTTCGGAGGCGTTAAAGTTTTTGGGAAAAATTACAAATATGCGCAAATTAGAATCAAATCTGAAAGTATTCTCTCATTGAAAGTAATATCAAATATTCTTCCATTTATTCAGGATTACATTCAAAATTTATTAGGAGATTAG
- a CDS encoding TcfC E-set like domain-containing protein, with protein sequence MFRFKLTTMAILMLLPLYSYSSYSQNIPEGFEELFELKKSTVRMRNLDGSLTSPVPFLTSFNTLKLDSNNKKAIAQVSDYLNDNAVSAEYQQKIIEQLMVGIQDQSECLGKLDKCELYPETFEIVHNYNDQEVYVFVSPQILSYSNLDEELVYHSSLSQHNGLINSFDLYVSEYQDQDSVVSLNNETTLGLPYGHLKTDFNANNSDNGSELYEAAYHLDIDSYSMKAGHFEFEPEVNSTDFLNNTARVAQNSITVGTSKKLLVGGHNNDKVLSFYAPTSGGVQVSRDGRLIFQDNVPEGQNSIPYNKLPSGRYEVVLEVTSGGQVINTQTYQVYNTKSDSLAQGEVDFVVTAGMFSGSHYDYTELGIQNIEDDVYGKALANYQLSRSLQIGLGGLVTDSGTMYTVGGAYNLIDWDLSTEAVYSQFEDASHLNANIGIPYLSLSYESLDNELGDPVASYMYGYADYSRLSLNSSYSFLGGQSVYAVYSLNNDKQLDNLGNSDEQEQQFISVGYSTATVLDSRVNINVDYSEATDDTSINLLWSVPLSDTVETIVGLTSDSDDINQFKTTVRRNQLIDSDSFNTSLEVSNTYNRQQDDMYQDALLATSGTTKYARMNASAHTSTNGANGINAGLSSTQIVTTDGVYITDKAATSYTLVDIHQSQNTEQTLDEKGYFSLKKEGRNNSKFIVYNDETIVPLEDYSQYRANFDSESVDLYNSGDSNVTVFTHPGTVASIEPRVSRIVSFVSAFNDISEQSITEVECHGEGCIEVNEMADGVYRVTVLEGMNFELSAKESQCLLPYEFTSTNQMNFGQNYCLPIAQDKRIDLIDADERLQAMYLGAYESSIELNKALKKLESHGYRVIQKEVGSFKAIYIAHESINMAETIALHKRDIDQLKLLAKRLYRTNAITYPVAQVN encoded by the coding sequence ATGTTCAGGTTCAAACTCACAACAATGGCAATTTTAATGCTATTGCCTTTGTATTCTTATTCAAGTTATAGCCAAAACATTCCAGAAGGTTTTGAAGAACTGTTTGAATTGAAAAAATCAACGGTCCGTATGCGTAATTTAGATGGTTCCCTTACTTCACCAGTCCCATTTTTAACGTCGTTTAACACGTTAAAATTAGACTCGAATAATAAAAAAGCGATCGCACAGGTATCTGACTATTTAAATGATAATGCAGTGTCGGCTGAGTACCAGCAGAAAATCATAGAACAATTAATGGTTGGCATACAAGATCAGTCTGAGTGTTTAGGTAAGCTCGATAAATGTGAGTTGTACCCAGAAACGTTTGAAATCGTTCATAATTATAATGATCAAGAAGTCTATGTTTTTGTATCTCCACAGATATTGTCATACTCGAATCTCGATGAAGAACTGGTATACCACTCGTCTCTGAGCCAACACAATGGGTTAATCAATTCATTTGATCTGTACGTGAGTGAATATCAAGATCAAGACTCGGTCGTTTCTTTAAATAATGAAACGACACTTGGACTGCCTTACGGGCACCTCAAAACGGATTTCAATGCAAACAACAGTGATAACGGTTCTGAATTGTATGAAGCGGCGTATCACTTAGATATCGATTCTTACTCAATGAAAGCGGGCCATTTTGAATTTGAGCCAGAGGTTAACTCTACCGACTTCTTGAATAACACTGCTCGTGTTGCTCAAAACTCGATTACGGTAGGTACCTCTAAAAAGTTACTCGTAGGCGGACATAATAACGATAAAGTTTTGAGCTTTTATGCACCAACAAGTGGTGGAGTACAAGTATCCCGCGATGGTCGATTAATTTTTCAAGATAACGTACCTGAAGGGCAAAACTCAATCCCCTACAACAAGTTGCCATCAGGTCGCTATGAAGTCGTGCTTGAAGTGACAAGTGGTGGACAAGTTATCAACACCCAGACTTATCAAGTATATAACACCAAAAGTGACTCTCTGGCTCAAGGGGAAGTGGATTTCGTTGTTACTGCCGGTATGTTTTCAGGAAGCCATTACGACTACACGGAACTTGGCATTCAAAATATTGAAGACGATGTTTATGGCAAGGCATTAGCTAACTACCAACTCTCCCGTTCGCTACAAATAGGCTTGGGCGGATTGGTAACGGACAGTGGCACCATGTACACCGTTGGTGGTGCATATAATCTGATTGATTGGGATTTGAGTACCGAAGCCGTTTACAGCCAATTCGAAGATGCATCTCACTTGAACGCTAATATTGGTATCCCTTATTTAAGTCTCTCTTACGAATCTTTAGATAATGAGCTTGGAGATCCAGTTGCGTCTTATATGTACGGATATGCTGATTATTCACGTCTATCGTTGAATTCTTCGTACAGCTTCCTTGGTGGACAATCTGTGTATGCGGTTTACTCGCTTAATAACGACAAGCAGCTAGACAATTTAGGTAACTCGGATGAACAGGAGCAGCAGTTTATTTCCGTTGGTTACAGCACAGCTACAGTTTTAGATTCGCGAGTTAATATTAACGTCGATTACTCTGAGGCCACGGACGACACATCAATTAATTTGTTATGGAGCGTTCCGTTGTCAGACACAGTAGAAACCATCGTGGGACTGACGAGTGATAGTGATGACATTAATCAATTTAAAACAACAGTAAGACGAAATCAGTTAATTGACTCAGACTCTTTTAATACGTCGCTTGAGGTGAGCAACACCTACAATCGACAACAAGATGATATGTATCAAGATGCATTATTGGCGACAAGCGGCACAACTAAATACGCTCGAATGAATGCCTCCGCCCATACGTCAACCAATGGCGCGAATGGTATCAATGCGGGCTTGTCTAGCACTCAAATAGTGACGACGGATGGCGTTTATATTACCGATAAAGCGGCAACGTCTTATACGCTTGTCGATATTCATCAGTCGCAGAACACAGAGCAGACGCTTGATGAAAAAGGTTACTTCTCTCTTAAAAAAGAAGGGCGAAACAACAGTAAGTTCATCGTATATAACGATGAAACCATTGTACCTTTGGAAGATTATAGTCAATATCGCGCGAATTTTGATTCAGAGAGCGTTGACCTTTATAACTCTGGAGATAGCAACGTAACCGTGTTCACACACCCAGGAACGGTGGCTTCTATAGAGCCAAGAGTCAGTCGAATCGTTTCGTTCGTCAGTGCTTTTAATGACATCTCAGAACAATCGATTACAGAAGTGGAATGTCATGGAGAAGGTTGTATCGAAGTCAATGAAATGGCCGATGGTGTCTATCGAGTAACCGTATTGGAAGGCATGAACTTTGAATTGTCAGCGAAAGAAAGTCAATGCTTACTGCCTTATGAGTTTACTTCAACAAATCAGATGAACTTTGGTCAAAACTATTGTTTGCCAATAGCTCAAGACAAGCGGATAGATTTGATTGATGCAGATGAACGACTGCAAGCGATGTATTTAGGTGCATACGAAAGCTCGATTGAACTGAATAAAGCACTTAAAAAGCTCGAGTCACACGGTTATCGAGTTATTCAGAAAGAAGTCGGTTCGTTTAAGGCAATCTATATAGCTCATGAATCTATAAACATGGCGGAAACAATAGCGCTTCATAAAAGAGATATCGATCAGTTAAAATTGCTGGCAAAGCGACTTTATCGCACCAACGCCATTACATACCCTGTTGCACAAGTTAATTAA
- a CDS encoding LysM peptidoglycan-binding domain-containing protein, which translates to MKKINLMTSIVAVFLSISTSAEDLPVQMSGGMTLSAFDDNMGQTEAVGYKASVGYNINENVLFELGYADFSAFSDPGIDSLRAVMIETDLLLPVSDFASLYAGVGGALSSDDTNLTASLGLKYHLGQNWYADLGYQGVFDLVRQQDDLYAFNALLVYRFSSNEAAEGLSDINPRPNVEQPIEEPTKVTTPETQLASIVPTKKAPSCRQSLIEYRVASGDHLLKIAKTFDITLDELVEVNQYLYNRNLNVIYPGEKIVYPKIVCLE; encoded by the coding sequence ATGAAAAAAATAAACCTAATGACATCGATTGTCGCTGTGTTCTTATCCATTAGTACGTCAGCAGAGGATCTGCCTGTTCAGATGAGTGGCGGCATGACGCTTTCTGCATTTGATGACAACATGGGACAGACTGAAGCGGTTGGTTACAAGGCGTCGGTTGGATATAACATTAATGAAAACGTACTATTTGAACTTGGCTATGCTGATTTTTCTGCTTTTTCTGACCCTGGAATAGATAGCCTCCGAGCGGTGATGATTGAAACAGATTTACTGTTACCTGTTAGTGATTTTGCTTCCTTATATGCAGGAGTCGGAGGGGCGCTTTCTAGTGATGATACCAATTTAACGGCATCACTTGGTCTTAAGTATCATTTGGGTCAAAATTGGTATGCCGACCTTGGTTACCAAGGCGTCTTTGATTTAGTTCGTCAACAAGATGATCTATACGCATTTAATGCGCTATTGGTTTATCGTTTTTCAAGCAATGAAGCGGCAGAGGGCCTTTCCGATATCAATCCAAGGCCTAATGTTGAGCAGCCAATTGAAGAGCCAACTAAAGTAACAACGCCGGAAACCCAATTGGCGTCTATTGTCCCAACTAAGAAAGCGCCATCATGTCGACAGAGTTTAATTGAATACCGAGTAGCTTCTGGCGACCATTTACTAAAAATAGCAAAAACATTTGATATTACATTGGATGAATTAGTCGAAGTAAATC